One stretch of Roseibium sp. HPY-6 DNA includes these proteins:
- a CDS encoding winged helix DNA-binding protein — MPALSEIEFAVTMMVNAYHRWMVRCMAASGSEGLGPLDVLVLHSVNHRDRAKTLSDICLVLNIEDTHTVTYALKKLEKAGLIKSGRRGKERTAEITGSGEKACLEYKHLREALLVEPMKALGLDETELSRLAATLRLVSGNYDQAARAAAAM; from the coding sequence ATGCCGGCCCTTTCGGAAATAGAGTTTGCCGTTACGATGATGGTCAACGCCTATCACCGCTGGATGGTGCGCTGTATGGCGGCGAGCGGATCTGAGGGACTAGGGCCGCTGGATGTGCTTGTCTTGCATTCGGTCAACCACAGGGACCGGGCGAAAACGCTTTCAGATATTTGCCTGGTTCTGAACATCGAAGACACCCACACAGTGACTTACGCTTTGAAAAAGCTGGAGAAGGCCGGGCTCATCAAGTCCGGGCGCCGGGGCAAGGAAAGAACCGCGGAAATTACGGGTTCGGGTGAAAAGGCCTGTCTGGAATACAAGCATTTGCGCGAAGCCTTGCTGGTTGAGCCAATGAAGGCTCTGGGGCTCGATGAAACGGAACTTTCGCGCCTTGCGGCCACATTGAGACTGGTCTCAGGAAATTACGATCAGGCTGCACGTGCGGCGGCCGCAATGTAG
- a CDS encoding pyridoxamine 5'-phosphate oxidase family protein: MSTLEKRQTADKPGYAKIRQMNRGSYDRALAYEILDSGMVAHCGFIHEDRPMVIPMAYARIDDRLYIHGASTTRIVKDNANGVPASLTVTLLDGLVVARSAFHHSMNYRCVIVHGTARLVEDHDEQIEALAAITDHLLPGRWDECRDMIPKEHKATGVLVLDIEHASTKVRTGGPVDDKMDLGTDLWAGVVPITTALGQPFNAYDVPDETPVPESVPAARRKFA, encoded by the coding sequence ATGTCGACACTGGAAAAGCGTCAGACTGCAGACAAGCCGGGTTACGCCAAGATCCGCCAGATGAACAGGGGAAGTTACGACCGCGCGCTTGCCTATGAGATCCTGGATTCAGGTATGGTCGCCCATTGCGGTTTCATCCACGAAGACCGGCCTATGGTGATTCCGATGGCCTATGCCCGGATCGACGACCGTCTTTATATCCACGGCGCAAGCACCACTCGGATCGTCAAGGATAATGCAAACGGCGTTCCAGCCAGCCTGACCGTCACGCTTCTTGACGGCCTGGTGGTTGCCCGTTCGGCCTTCCACCATTCGATGAATTACCGCTGTGTGATTGTGCACGGTACTGCGCGCCTTGTCGAAGACCACGATGAACAGATCGAAGCACTCGCGGCGATAACAGATCATCTGCTGCCAGGCCGCTGGGACGAGTGCCGGGACATGATACCAAAGGAACACAAGGCAACAGGCGTTCTTGTGCTGGATATTGAGCACGCGAGCACAAAGGTGAGAACCGGTGGACCGGTAGACGACAAAATGGATCTGGGAACAGATCTTTGGGCCGGTGTTGTACCGATCACGACGGCGTTGGGCCAGCCGTTCAACGCCTATGACGTTCCTGACGAGACCCCGGTACCGGAGTCTGTCCCAGCCGCCAGACGGAAATTTGCCTGA
- the arsC gene encoding arsenate reductase (glutaredoxin) (This arsenate reductase requires both glutathione and glutaredoxin to convert arsenate to arsenite, after which the efflux transporter formed by ArsA and ArsB can extrude the arsenite from the cell, providing resistance.) gives MTITIYHNPKCGTSRNTLAMIREAGVEPEVIEYLKTPPSRDKLVELIALMGISVRDLLRKKGTPYDELELGEDKWTDDQLIDFMMEHPILINRPIVVSDKGVRLCRPSEKVMDLLPADIGSFKKEDGEVVTSGASND, from the coding sequence ATGACCATCACGATTTACCACAACCCGAAATGCGGCACGTCCCGAAACACGCTTGCAATGATCCGCGAAGCCGGCGTCGAGCCCGAAGTTATCGAATATCTGAAAACACCGCCCAGCCGGGACAAGCTGGTGGAGCTGATTGCACTCATGGGTATTTCTGTCCGTGATCTGCTGCGCAAGAAAGGCACGCCATATGACGAACTTGAGCTTGGCGAAGACAAATGGACGGACGATCAACTGATCGATTTTATGATGGAGCATCCGATCCTGATCAATCGGCCGATCGTTGTCAGCGACAAGGGTGTCCGTCTTTGCCGGCCCTCTGAAAAGGTGATGGATCTGTTGCCGGCGGATATTGGTTCATTCAAAAAAGAAGATGGCGAGGTGGTGACGTCCGGGGCATCGAATGACTGA
- a CDS encoding glycosyltransferase family 39 protein, producing MQRAEKHYLTENATAILLTLVLLIAAVVRFYDLDRTSLWYDEAASWSQSNGTLTELLTLVASDNYPPLHNIVLWLTIPVIGDSETALRLPSAALGLIAVGLVYLVGKLLQGRETGLLAAALLAVSPLHIWYSTEARMYALLAACGLAFLLATLKVLQRPSRRWFAALVFTGAGFLYSHIYALFGFASVGAVCGIVALVEVHKTRKPFTSNAFVASLAMGGSVVLFLPWLYLLFQRARSVADEGFWIAYPNLQFLETLVFSLSGSIVLFWLLAGLGLLGAALSFFKPISEQLNPALNKQAVLVCFAYTLGPPLLAYLYSILLQPILFDRYLIAAWPGLIVLAAMGATRLAPRTASIALIGAAVYLTYPQLSFTLTNKIRPEWRTITTFFKENRAPGDRLLLYKGFSAPVLSYYLRGKGGFEAVEDVEELSVLTKTERSGKTWLLLVHSNEEETAAAKALFFDGENETAAQVFGWGASGLTLLNSGEVQQNWR from the coding sequence GTGCAGCGCGCAGAAAAACACTATCTGACAGAAAATGCCACTGCCATCCTGCTCACGCTTGTTTTGTTGATAGCAGCTGTCGTGCGCTTTTACGATCTCGATCGAACGAGCCTTTGGTATGACGAAGCTGCTTCCTGGAGCCAGTCCAATGGCACCCTCACCGAGTTGCTAACGCTGGTGGCCTCTGACAATTATCCACCTCTGCACAACATTGTCTTGTGGTTGACAATACCCGTTATTGGAGACAGTGAAACGGCTCTCAGATTGCCGTCTGCAGCGCTCGGTCTGATTGCTGTCGGGCTCGTTTATCTTGTCGGCAAGCTTCTACAAGGGCGGGAGACCGGGCTACTCGCGGCAGCCTTGCTTGCCGTTTCACCGCTCCACATTTGGTATTCTACGGAAGCCCGCATGTATGCGCTGCTTGCAGCTTGTGGCCTTGCGTTCCTGCTGGCCACCTTGAAAGTGCTGCAAAGGCCTTCCCGACGCTGGTTCGCCGCGCTCGTTTTCACCGGGGCTGGCTTTCTTTACAGTCACATTTATGCACTGTTTGGATTTGCAAGCGTCGGCGCAGTTTGTGGGATCGTGGCGCTGGTTGAGGTTCACAAGACACGAAAGCCGTTCACGTCCAACGCGTTTGTCGCATCGCTCGCGATGGGGGGCAGTGTCGTATTGTTTTTGCCCTGGCTTTATCTTCTTTTTCAGCGCGCCCGATCGGTCGCAGACGAAGGCTTCTGGATTGCCTATCCGAACCTTCAGTTCCTTGAAACACTCGTTTTCAGCCTGTCGGGGTCAATTGTATTGTTCTGGCTGCTCGCCGGCCTTGGTTTGCTAGGGGCTGCGCTCTCATTCTTCAAACCGATTTCAGAGCAGCTCAACCCGGCGTTAAACAAGCAAGCGGTTCTCGTGTGCTTTGCCTACACCCTTGGGCCGCCGCTGCTCGCCTATCTGTATTCCATCTTGCTCCAACCGATCCTGTTCGACCGGTATCTGATCGCAGCCTGGCCAGGATTAATCGTCCTTGCTGCTATGGGCGCAACTCGCCTCGCCCCGCGGACCGCATCCATCGCACTGATTGGTGCCGCCGTCTATCTGACATATCCGCAATTGAGCTTTACGCTGACCAACAAGATCCGGCCTGAATGGCGCACAATCACAACTTTCTTCAAGGAAAACCGTGCGCCCGGGGACAGATTACTTCTCTACAAAGGCTTTTCAGCCCCTGTCTTATCTTACTATTTGCGCGGCAAGGGCGGGTTCGAGGCGGTGGAAGACGTCGAAGAACTAAGCGTGCTCACAAAAACAGAGCGTTCCGGAAAGACGTGGCTGTTGCTGGTTCACAGCAACGAAGAAGAAACAGCCGCAGCCAAAGCGCTGTTTTTCGATGGAGAAAACGAGACTGCCGCACAGGTGTTCGGCTGGGGAGCAAGTGGTCTGACACTCCTGAATTCTGGCGAAGTGCAACAAAACTGGCGCTAA
- a CDS encoding N-acetylmuramoyl-L-alanine amidase produces MSVATDTSVKATVHPSPNHGERSQGAPIDMLVLHYTGMKSAEDAVQRLCDPRTEVSAHYLVHEDGAILQCVPEVRRAWHAGRSFWKGEKDINSRSIGVEIVNPGHEFGYRAFPDAQIEALVPLLHDICQRHNILPWMVLAHSDIAPDRKEDPGELFPWDDLSAAGVGLYVEPHPIVAGLLMQEGDTGQPVEALQSMLGLYGYDIDINGVFDTKTKHVVTAFQRHFRQDKVDGVADHSTIETLNSLLRKLPSFSV; encoded by the coding sequence ATGAGTGTTGCAACTGACACGAGCGTAAAGGCGACTGTCCATCCCTCACCGAACCATGGTGAAAGGTCTCAAGGCGCGCCCATTGACATGCTTGTACTTCATTACACGGGAATGAAGTCCGCCGAAGACGCCGTACAGAGATTGTGCGATCCCCGAACGGAGGTCTCAGCACACTATCTGGTTCACGAAGATGGTGCCATTTTGCAGTGCGTACCCGAAGTCAGACGGGCATGGCACGCCGGGCGCAGCTTCTGGAAAGGCGAGAAAGACATCAATTCCCGCTCCATAGGAGTGGAAATTGTCAACCCGGGTCATGAATTCGGGTACAGGGCCTTTCCGGACGCACAGATCGAAGCATTGGTGCCGTTGCTGCACGACATCTGCCAGCGCCACAATATTCTGCCGTGGATGGTGCTTGCACATTCCGACATTGCGCCGGACCGCAAGGAGGATCCGGGCGAACTGTTTCCATGGGATGATCTTTCTGCAGCGGGCGTCGGTCTTTATGTCGAGCCGCATCCGATCGTTGCCGGACTGCTTATGCAGGAAGGCGACACTGGGCAACCGGTGGAAGCGCTGCAATCCATGCTTGGTCTTTACGGCTACGATATCGACATCAACGGTGTTTTCGATACGAAGACGAAACACGTGGTCACGGCATTTCAGCGACATTTCAGGCAGGACAAGGTCGATGGGGTCGCAGATCACTCGACGATTGAAACGCTCAATTCCCTCTTGCGCAAACTCCCTTCATTTTCCGTCTAG
- a CDS encoding transglycosylase SLT domain-containing protein gives MLHVIEPKTEKTPGKTAKSTASKKKKTAAKASVNAKTKQAAKSKAQSSSKTVQARKSPAKQAEFARLIRKAAARHGVPVQIAKAVVEIESNFNPRARGRAGEVGLMQIKPATARGIGYRGSTKALYDPETNIEWGMKYLAGAHQKANGDLCGTILRYNAGHYAKRMNPVSRRYCSKVKRIMASS, from the coding sequence ATTTTGCACGTCATAGAGCCAAAGACGGAAAAAACGCCGGGCAAGACAGCCAAATCAACCGCTTCCAAAAAGAAAAAGACGGCGGCCAAGGCGAGCGTCAACGCGAAAACCAAGCAAGCTGCCAAATCGAAGGCGCAGTCGTCGTCGAAAACCGTTCAGGCCCGGAAGTCACCGGCGAAACAGGCCGAATTTGCCAGATTGATCCGCAAGGCGGCAGCAAGGCACGGGGTTCCGGTACAGATCGCCAAGGCCGTTGTTGAAATTGAAAGTAACTTCAACCCGAGGGCGCGCGGGCGCGCAGGCGAAGTCGGTCTGATGCAGATCAAGCCTGCTACGGCACGCGGGATCGGTTACCGCGGCTCCACCAAGGCACTCTATGATCCCGAAACCAACATCGAATGGGGCATGAAGTACCTGGCGGGTGCTCACCAGAAAGCCAATGGCGATCTCTGCGGTACGATCTTGCGCTATAACGCCGGTCACTATGCCAAGCGCATGAATCCCGTGAGCCGTCGCTACTGTAGCAAGGTCAAGCGGATCATGGCATCCAGCTGA
- a CDS encoding PLP-dependent aminotransferase family protein, whose product MKEPVIPEGVLTLDRSEQIPLAEQIYRGFRAAVRAGLLTSGTRLPSTRRLAASLSVARNTVNAAYDLLQAEGIISVKAGAAPRVTEDLPPEGSLATLGSPSGSLSLSKRGERMSQNVRGEGWAYGQGALQPGAPALDSFPYEEWARCLRRAARMERSPDLQYQNYSGVPALRAELARHVAAERGVRCQPEQVLVTSSMQASLSLLSLALSEPGDDAWLEEPGYLGARTAFEVAGLNVRPLPVDHFGADAERMPVSCQPPKLIYVTPSHQYPLGNRMPLRRRLSLLEVTSASGAVILEDDYDSEFLFSGRPVAALYGLADEGQVIYLGTFSKSLMPGLRLAYCVVPSKLIEPLEQLMRNMGCAASVQVQLALASFMDSGAYQKHIKHIRRVYEERGTLLVRTLMERLDNRIEVEPPSGNVQVAALFREPVNDIALAVAMQKHGFAVSPLSNCYQMEAGRSGLIIGFADASAEQISEGVERLGTLLDEGGFTPPA is encoded by the coding sequence ATGAAAGAACCAGTTATTCCGGAAGGTGTCCTTACGCTGGACCGTTCGGAGCAAATTCCGCTCGCTGAACAGATTTATCGCGGTTTCCGCGCTGCGGTCCGGGCAGGACTTCTCACGTCCGGGACCAGACTCCCGTCCACGCGGCGGCTCGCGGCGTCCCTCAGCGTGGCGCGAAACACGGTGAATGCCGCTTATGATCTCCTGCAAGCCGAAGGTATCATTTCCGTCAAGGCGGGCGCTGCGCCGCGGGTGACCGAAGATCTGCCGCCGGAAGGGAGCCTTGCGACGCTTGGGTCACCTTCCGGTTCCCTGAGCCTGTCCAAGCGCGGTGAGCGGATGTCGCAAAATGTGCGCGGCGAAGGATGGGCATACGGGCAGGGCGCGCTTCAGCCAGGCGCGCCGGCATTGGACAGCTTTCCCTATGAAGAATGGGCGAGGTGTCTGCGCCGTGCCGCCCGGATGGAACGAAGTCCCGATCTTCAATATCAGAATTATTCAGGTGTTCCCGCGCTAAGGGCGGAACTCGCCCGGCATGTTGCCGCCGAACGCGGTGTTCGGTGTCAACCGGAGCAGGTCCTTGTCACCAGCTCGATGCAGGCCAGCCTGTCGCTTTTGTCCCTGGCCCTTTCCGAACCAGGCGATGACGCGTGGTTGGAGGAGCCGGGCTACCTGGGCGCCCGCACCGCATTTGAAGTGGCCGGCTTGAATGTTCGGCCGCTCCCGGTTGATCACTTCGGTGCGGATGCTGAACGCATGCCAGTGTCCTGCCAGCCTCCGAAACTCATTTACGTGACACCGTCACATCAGTATCCACTGGGAAACAGGATGCCGCTGCGGCGCCGTTTGTCGCTTCTGGAAGTCACAAGTGCAAGCGGTGCCGTCATCCTTGAAGATGACTATGACAGCGAATTTCTTTTTTCCGGCCGACCCGTCGCCGCGCTTTACGGCCTCGCGGATGAAGGCCAGGTCATTTATCTCGGCACGTTTTCAAAGAGCCTGATGCCGGGGCTTCGCCTGGCCTACTGCGTCGTTCCGTCGAAATTGATTGAGCCTTTGGAGCAACTCATGCGCAACATGGGGTGTGCAGCCAGCGTGCAGGTTCAGCTCGCGCTGGCCAGTTTCATGGACAGCGGCGCATACCAGAAACACATTAAACACATCCGGAGAGTTTACGAAGAGCGCGGCACTCTGCTTGTCCGAACGCTCATGGAGCGGCTCGACAATCGCATCGAAGTAGAGCCTCCGAGTGGAAACGTTCAGGTGGCAGCATTGTTTCGAGAACCGGTTAACGATATTGCGCTCGCAGTTGCGATGCAGAAACACGGATTTGCCGTTTCTCCCTTGAGCAACTGTTATCAAATGGAAGCCGGCCGTTCCGGGCTGATTATCGGGTTTGCCGATGCGAGCGCCGAACAGATAAGCGAGGGTGTGGAGCGCCTGGGGACACTGCTTGATGAGGGTGGCTTCACGCCGCCTGCATGA
- a CDS encoding EAL domain-containing protein: MAIPLVRSNIVIFFISMTLVLILALGVYVSNRLLTHWLLVGALEQDYVHQQASIQDILKSYAVPMVKEPASELQGLRLSLPLTTDAGPAVSPKLMAELHTVLKHQYADSTILDTAVVFPPQAVEQDPSLPDFAKINWLSTKRLSSVRALNQAWAAFNSNATLSVIPDMTWFGAFGSTAVVVYNPGTSQALAPSVVLLVTQSEILESLSGLIWSISASISVLCLISFAFAAILLWLRFYDQVRTNSNIQYLAHHDTLTGLPNRAVFNARLAEALRHAQAKASNVGVMLIDVDKFKEINDTHGHGIGDVFLQIVGERLQTVFHKHLVARLSGDEFAVLLTSVSDPARMTRLATDMIAATAAPCIIDGREIKLSLSIGLARATDGSWRVSRLLHCADLALYNAKHSGRSTFSWYTPGLDAEAQKRKEVENGLVKALKLDQFKLVYQPQYTLRDGTLRGYEALVRWEHPAKGEIRPDLFIPIAEDCGLIDDIGTWVLNNACREAMLWEDQSRRVAVNVSAAQFVAGETQKRVAQALQNSGLDPSRLEIEITESLLISNTEAVIETLRQIHEMGVSIAMDDFGTGYSSLSYLSLFPFDKIKIDQTFVQNLGKDTSTDAIVTSIVGLGRSLNVTITAEGVETEEQAVLLSAAGCDLVQGFMFGKPDTVERHEADYPVFPHNSSGGFWFPQKREQGKLKPKIKLSPKLAQVASLSAAEATAVEKSDSVTG; encoded by the coding sequence ATGGCGATCCCACTCGTAAGAAGCAACATTGTCATATTCTTCATTTCGATGACGCTGGTTCTGATACTTGCGCTCGGCGTCTACGTGAGCAATCGCCTGCTGACGCATTGGCTGCTGGTAGGCGCTCTCGAACAGGACTACGTTCATCAGCAAGCCAGTATCCAGGACATATTGAAATCCTACGCGGTTCCAATGGTCAAAGAGCCAGCGAGCGAACTCCAGGGGCTGCGCTTGTCACTTCCGCTGACAACTGATGCGGGTCCTGCCGTCTCACCAAAACTGATGGCTGAACTTCACACTGTCCTGAAGCATCAGTATGCGGATTCCACGATCCTCGATACAGCCGTTGTATTCCCGCCACAGGCTGTTGAGCAGGACCCAAGCCTGCCGGACTTCGCGAAAATCAACTGGCTTTCGACAAAAAGGCTTTCTTCCGTAAGAGCGTTGAACCAAGCCTGGGCCGCGTTCAATTCGAACGCGACTTTGTCTGTCATACCCGACATGACCTGGTTTGGCGCTTTCGGTTCGACGGCCGTTGTCGTTTACAATCCGGGAACATCGCAGGCCCTTGCGCCCAGCGTCGTTTTGCTCGTAACGCAGTCGGAAATTCTGGAAAGCCTGTCGGGGCTGATTTGGTCAATCAGTGCATCGATCAGCGTGCTGTGCCTGATATCGTTTGCTTTTGCTGCAATCCTGCTTTGGCTGAGATTCTATGATCAGGTTCGCACCAACAGCAATATTCAATATCTCGCCCACCACGACACGTTGACAGGTCTGCCAAATCGCGCTGTTTTCAATGCGCGTTTGGCTGAAGCCCTTCGTCATGCACAGGCGAAGGCATCAAATGTCGGCGTAATGCTGATCGACGTCGACAAATTCAAGGAAATCAACGATACACACGGCCACGGCATTGGTGATGTCTTCCTGCAGATCGTCGGTGAACGCCTGCAGACCGTCTTTCACAAACACCTGGTAGCACGCCTGTCTGGCGATGAATTCGCAGTCCTGCTCACTTCCGTTTCAGATCCGGCGCGCATGACGCGCCTTGCAACCGACATGATTGCTGCCACCGCGGCCCCGTGCATCATTGATGGAAGAGAAATCAAATTGTCGCTCTCCATCGGGCTTGCGCGCGCAACGGACGGGTCGTGGCGCGTTTCAAGGCTTTTACATTGCGCTGATCTTGCACTTTACAACGCCAAGCACAGCGGACGTTCGACGTTCTCGTGGTACACGCCCGGCCTCGACGCAGAGGCACAGAAACGCAAAGAAGTTGAAAACGGGTTGGTCAAAGCTCTCAAGCTGGACCAGTTCAAACTCGTTTATCAGCCGCAATATACCCTTCGCGACGGAACTTTGCGCGGCTACGAGGCGCTTGTGCGCTGGGAACATCCTGCCAAGGGTGAAATCAGGCCCGATCTCTTCATTCCGATCGCCGAAGACTGCGGCCTGATCGATGACATCGGGACGTGGGTTTTGAACAACGCCTGCCGTGAGGCAATGCTCTGGGAAGATCAGAGCCGCCGCGTGGCCGTCAACGTTTCGGCCGCCCAGTTCGTCGCGGGCGAGACGCAAAAACGGGTTGCCCAGGCCCTTCAGAACTCTGGCCTGGACCCAAGCCGTCTTGAGATCGAGATTACCGAAAGTCTTCTGATTTCAAACACCGAAGCCGTGATTGAAACCCTGCGGCAAATCCATGAAATGGGTGTGTCGATCGCAATGGACGATTTCGGCACGGGATACTCTTCACTCAGCTATCTCAGCCTTTTCCCGTTTGACAAAATCAAGATCGACCAGACTTTTGTACAAAATCTCGGCAAGGATACCAGTACGGACGCAATCGTAACGTCTATTGTGGGGCTCGGCCGCTCGTTGAACGTGACGATCACCGCGGAAGGGGTCGAAACGGAAGAGCAGGCCGTGCTTCTGAGTGCTGCAGGTTGCGACCTCGTGCAAGGCTTCATGTTCGGCAAGCCGGACACCGTTGAACGGCATGAGGCCGACTACCCCGTCTTTCCGCATAACTCGTCGGGCGGTTTCTGGTTCCCGCAAAAACGCGAACAGGGAAAGCTGAAGCCCAAGATCAAGCTTTCACCAAAGCTTGCGCAAGTGGCCTCATTGTCGGCAGCGGAAGCAACGGCGGTAGAAAAAAGCGATAGCGTTACCGGTTGA
- the arsH gene encoding arsenical resistance protein ArsH yields MTDTERLLSDLPNVSGEDYSNVSETQLAAAEPITHAPRILLLYGSLRERSYSRFLALEAERLLKTFGAETRVFNPAGLPLPDDADTSHPKVAELRDLCAWSEAQVWCSPERHGAMTGVMKSQIDWIPLSTGAIRPTQGKTLALMQVSGGSQSFNAVNQMRILGRWMRMVTIPNQSSVPKAYLEFDDEGRMKPSPLYDRVVDVVEELMKFTLMIRGRSDYLVDRYSERKSAREKQNAAALAAQDAVA; encoded by the coding sequence ATGACTGATACTGAAAGGCTTCTTTCTGATCTTCCGAATGTTTCCGGTGAAGACTATTCGAACGTTTCCGAAACGCAATTGGCTGCTGCCGAGCCCATCACTCACGCGCCGCGCATATTGCTGCTCTACGGATCGTTGCGGGAGCGGTCCTACAGCCGCTTTTTGGCGCTCGAGGCTGAGCGGTTACTCAAGACATTCGGCGCGGAAACGCGGGTGTTCAATCCAGCCGGCTTGCCGTTGCCCGACGATGCCGACACAAGCCATCCCAAGGTTGCTGAACTGCGAGACCTCTGCGCCTGGTCGGAAGCCCAGGTATGGTGCTCACCCGAACGTCACGGTGCGATGACAGGTGTCATGAAGTCGCAAATCGACTGGATACCTTTAAGCACCGGCGCAATCCGGCCAACACAGGGCAAGACCCTGGCCTTGATGCAGGTTTCCGGAGGCTCGCAATCCTTCAATGCGGTCAACCAAATGCGGATCCTTGGGCGATGGATGCGCATGGTGACGATCCCGAACCAGTCCTCGGTGCCCAAAGCCTATCTGGAGTTTGACGATGAGGGCAGAATGAAACCTTCACCGCTCTATGACCGTGTCGTCGACGTCGTTGAAGAGCTGATGAAGTTCACGCTGATGATACGAGGCCGCTCGGATTACCTGGTTGATCGTTACTCGGAGCGGAAGTCGGCACGCGAGAAGCAAAATGCCGCCGCTTTGGCAGCTCAAGATGCAGTTGCGTGA
- a CDS encoding DnaJ family molecular chaperone — MSVWSSIGSIVSAIGTGGAHVVDRLVQLVLARPEGTRSVGFTVAMIALSAKMAKADGVVTTDEIIAFRELFEVPPNEERNVSRLFNLAQEDVAGFEVYAKKLADLFPYDRKTLLDILDGLFHIAKADGVVHESEIGYLSRVAALFGLDEREFSKVLARHVRNDGNPYEVLGLGPEASDADLKAQYRREVQETHPDRLIARGVPEEFVRIANDRLAALNNAWAKICAERGI; from the coding sequence TTGAGCGTCTGGAGCAGTATCGGCAGCATTGTCAGCGCGATCGGAACGGGTGGCGCGCACGTGGTCGACAGGCTTGTCCAACTCGTTCTGGCACGGCCGGAGGGGACAAGAAGCGTCGGTTTTACCGTGGCGATGATTGCTCTGTCAGCCAAGATGGCCAAGGCCGACGGTGTTGTCACGACTGACGAGATCATTGCATTCCGTGAACTTTTCGAAGTTCCGCCCAACGAAGAGCGCAACGTTTCCAGGCTATTCAATCTGGCTCAGGAAGACGTCGCGGGGTTTGAAGTCTATGCCAAGAAACTTGCCGATCTCTTCCCTTATGATCGCAAGACCTTGCTCGATATCCTCGACGGTTTATTCCACATCGCGAAAGCTGACGGGGTCGTTCACGAAAGTGAAATTGGTTATCTTTCGAGGGTGGCGGCGTTATTCGGACTGGACGAGCGGGAATTTTCCAAAGTCCTTGCAAGACATGTGCGAAACGATGGCAATCCCTACGAAGTGCTCGGATTGGGACCAGAGGCGAGCGACGCGGATTTGAAAGCTCAGTACCGGCGCGAAGTTCAGGAAACGCATCCTGACCGGCTCATTGCACGGGGCGTGCCGGAAGAGTTCGTGCGGATCGCGAACGACCGGCTGGCGGCGCTTAATAATGCCTGGGCCAAGATCTGTGCGGAAAGAGGCATATGA
- a CDS encoding helix-turn-helix transcriptional regulator: protein MKQETAVSALGALAQEDRLAAFRLLVSHGPLGLPSGVIADKLSVQPTRMSFHLTTLERAGLLTAQREGRHIRYAVDFGQMNTLLTFLMEDCCGNNPAICGFPERDTNTQPKP from the coding sequence ATGAAACAGGAAACTGCAGTCTCTGCCTTGGGAGCGCTCGCGCAGGAGGACCGGCTTGCAGCCTTCCGGCTTCTCGTAAGCCATGGGCCGCTCGGCCTGCCATCAGGTGTGATCGCGGACAAACTGAGCGTCCAGCCGACACGGATGTCCTTTCATCTGACCACCTTGGAGCGCGCCGGGTTGCTGACGGCCCAAAGGGAAGGCAGGCATATCCGGTATGCAGTCGATTTCGGGCAAATGAACACTCTGCTGACTTTCCTGATGGAGGATTGTTGCGGCAACAATCCTGCTATTTGCGGGTTTCCCGAAAGAGACACAAACACCCAACCAAAGCCCTGA